One region of Flavobacterium sp. KACC 22763 genomic DNA includes:
- a CDS encoding cation:proton antiporter yields MLLSIHHISFPIEDPLLKYLIEIIIILCIPLLLNKIKVPHLLGLIIAGALIGPNGFGVLSRDSSVVVTGTTGLLYIMFLAGLEIDMADFKKNKWKSIIFSIFTFAVPFILGLVGGYYILGFSLLTSILFASLFSSHTLIVYPMVSGLGIAKNLAVNITVGGTMITDVLSLLVLAAIVGMSQGEVGTAFWVKLSVSMVIFTLIVLLVFPIIARWFFKNVEDKISQYLFVLVMIYLAALLAELAGIESIIGAFFAGLALNKLIPHTSSLMNRVEFVGNAIFIPFFLISVGMLIDFNAFIQSWETLWVASIMLIASIGGKYVAAILTKKTFKLTNDEGQLIFGLSSASAAATLASVMVGYNIIIGENDAGEPIRLLNEHVLNGSILLILVSCTVSSFVSMASAQRIAQADKDNTVSGKNEERENILLAVNHEATVEKMVNLGLMVKSSSNKQLYAVNVINDDANESSEKNAERILENAIKAASAADVELHPITRHDNDIASGISNVIKEKEITDLIVGLEGGKGFSASFVYNLYNGYLRNKSINLMVYHAVQPAATIKRYLVFIPADAEMDAGFFHSMLRIWNIGRNSGAKMSFYGKEKTLDILKRIAKKASIEATFDVYSNWENAEQTALSIEENEGLVIMMGDRGMHSYFPKMRDIPDLLNNRFISNNYMLIYPFSKTAANNTEKRSVSSHDDFAEIGKAIRNIFK; encoded by the coding sequence ATGCTACTGAGTATACATCATATAAGTTTTCCTATTGAAGATCCTCTTTTAAAGTATCTTATCGAAATTATTATCATTTTATGCATTCCGCTTTTATTGAATAAAATTAAAGTGCCGCATCTGCTTGGTCTTATTATTGCCGGTGCGCTTATAGGTCCAAACGGTTTTGGAGTGCTTTCTAGAGACAGTAGTGTCGTAGTTACAGGAACAACTGGGCTTTTATACATTATGTTTTTAGCCGGTCTGGAAATTGATATGGCCGATTTTAAAAAGAACAAATGGAAGAGTATCATTTTTTCCATTTTCACTTTTGCCGTTCCTTTTATTCTCGGACTTGTCGGGGGTTATTATATACTAGGCTTTTCTTTGCTTACTTCAATTCTTTTCGCCAGTCTTTTTTCGTCGCACACCTTAATCGTTTACCCAATGGTAAGCGGACTTGGGATTGCTAAAAATCTCGCGGTAAATATAACCGTTGGAGGAACGATGATTACAGATGTGCTTTCGCTTCTCGTTTTGGCCGCCATTGTCGGAATGTCTCAGGGAGAAGTAGGAACGGCTTTCTGGGTTAAGCTATCGGTTTCAATGGTCATTTTTACTTTAATTGTATTATTGGTTTTTCCGATAATTGCAAGATGGTTTTTTAAAAACGTAGAAGATAAAATCTCTCAATATCTTTTTGTGCTTGTCATGATTTATTTGGCGGCGCTTCTCGCTGAATTGGCAGGTATTGAATCTATCATTGGAGCTTTTTTTGCTGGATTAGCTTTAAACAAATTGATTCCGCATACGTCATCATTGATGAACAGAGTGGAGTTTGTCGGAAATGCCATTTTTATCCCATTCTTTTTAATAAGCGTAGGAATGCTGATTGATTTTAATGCCTTTATTCAAAGTTGGGAAACATTGTGGGTCGCATCAATTATGCTTATTGCTTCTATTGGAGGAAAATATGTTGCCGCTATACTGACGAAAAAGACATTTAAACTTACGAATGATGAAGGACAATTGATTTTTGGACTGAGTTCGGCATCTGCGGCAGCTACACTGGCTTCAGTAATGGTGGGTTATAATATAATTATTGGCGAAAATGATGCTGGAGAACCTATAAGACTTTTAAATGAACATGTACTTAACGGCAGTATTCTTCTTATTCTTGTTTCTTGTACGGTATCGTCTTTTGTATCAATGGCAAGCGCTCAGCGTATCGCACAAGCAGATAAAGACAATACGGTATCAGGTAAAAACGAGGAACGAGAGAATATACTTTTGGCAGTAAATCATGAAGCTACTGTAGAAAAAATGGTAAATCTTGGGCTAATGGTAAAGTCCTCGTCTAATAAACAGCTTTATGCTGTTAATGTAATTAATGATGATGCAAATGAATCTTCAGAAAAAAATGCTGAACGAATATTAGAAAATGCCATTAAAGCCGCTTCTGCTGCCGATGTAGAATTACACCCTATTACGCGTCATGATAATGATATAGCAAGCGGAATAAGTAATGTTATAAAAGAAAAAGAGATTACAGATCTTATTGTAGGACTTGAAGGAGGAAAAGGTTTTTCGGCTTCATTTGTGTATAATCTGTATAATGGTTATCTGCGAAATAAAAGCATTAATTTGATGGTATATCATGCTGTACAGCCTGCTGCTACGATTAAAAGATATTTGGTCTTTATACCGGCAGATGCCGAAATGGATGCAGGATTTTTTCATTCGATGTTAAGAATTTGGAATATAGGCCGTAATTCTGGAGCAAAAATGAGTTTCTACGGAAAAGAGAAAACGCTCGACATTCTAAAAAGAATTGCAAAAAAGGCCTCTATAGAAGCTACATTTGATGTTTACTCAAATTGGGAAAATGCAGAACAGACGGCGCTTTCTATTGAGGAAAATGAAGGTCTAGTTATTATGATGGGAGATAGAGGAATGCATTCGTATTTTCCTAAAATGAGAGATATTCCAGATCTTTTGAACAATAGGTTTATTAGCAATAACTATATGCTTATTTATCCTTTTTCTAAAACTGCTGCAAACAATACAGAAAAAAGATCTGTAAGTAGTCATGATGATTTTGCAGAAATAGGAAAAGCGATTCGAAATATTTTTAAATAA
- a CDS encoding MEDS domain-containing protein, producing MNKQTSFSVCGESLSAPMHICGFFDSREQQYEVIIPYILEGLDSNDKVINILEGNRHSEHCRCLADNGISIAEKLSIGQLEVLASENTYINGGKFAADKMYAMLEQTLLSASRAGYDSVRACGDMVWALKNLPGTDELLEYEAKLNLLTPQHPVSLICMYDISSFSQKALTDILLTHPYVIKDGKISKNPHYVEPLELLSSLSSRSGALKS from the coding sequence ATGAACAAACAGACGTCTTTTTCGGTATGTGGAGAATCATTGTCGGCTCCAATGCACATTTGCGGTTTTTTCGATTCTAGAGAACAGCAATATGAAGTGATCATTCCTTATATTTTGGAAGGTTTAGATAGCAATGATAAAGTCATAAACATCCTTGAAGGAAACCGCCATAGCGAACATTGCCGCTGTCTGGCAGATAACGGAATCTCTATTGCCGAGAAACTCTCAATCGGTCAATTGGAAGTGCTAGCTTCTGAAAATACTTATATCAATGGCGGTAAATTTGCTGCAGATAAAATGTATGCCATGCTCGAACAGACTTTATTGTCGGCATCAAGAGCGGGTTATGATAGTGTAAGAGCGTGTGGAGATATGGTTTGGGCCCTCAAAAACCTGCCAGGAACTGATGAACTTTTAGAGTATGAAGCCAAACTGAATCTGCTTACGCCACAACATCCGGTTTCACTAATTTGTATGTACGATATCAGCAGTTTCAGCCAAAAGGCGCTTACAGATATATTGCTTACGCATCCGTATGTGATTAAGGACGGAAAAATCAGCAAAAATCCACATTATGTAGAGCCTTTAGAATTGCTTTCTAGTCTTTCCTCTCGATCTGGTGCGCTTAAATCTTAA
- a CDS encoding DUF1826 domain-containing protein: protein MSNTFSDNSQIGVVSTFSGLVHTNFKGEMNALCWHRNLDGDFKEIVNKLSLKENITEVSPEDLIALQLSEKGSIAREIILNDLQLLADFGASPSLNLLKCYERDDEFDFISTDVYSFHVDRSPIATDTFLCTYHGAASDIVANSQAEQKILIPEIREKLKELHDGAEEEFEDFLKENYFDLHYQLHEDAKPINLGLGHLWRLAVDHPKQEVLPCVHRAPVENDGEYRLLLIC from the coding sequence ATGAGCAATACGTTTTCTGATAATAGCCAAATAGGAGTAGTGTCTACTTTTTCTGGACTAGTGCATACCAATTTCAAAGGAGAAATGAATGCCTTATGCTGGCACAGAAATTTGGATGGCGATTTTAAGGAAATTGTAAACAAGCTGTCTTTAAAAGAAAATATAACCGAAGTTTCTCCCGAGGATTTAATCGCGCTTCAACTTTCAGAAAAAGGAAGTATAGCTAGAGAAATAATCTTAAACGATTTGCAATTATTAGCCGATTTTGGAGCTTCACCTTCTCTTAATTTACTGAAATGTTACGAACGAGATGATGAATTTGATTTCATTTCGACCGATGTATATTCGTTTCATGTTGATCGTTCGCCCATTGCAACAGATACTTTTTTATGCACCTATCACGGAGCGGCAAGTGATATTGTGGCTAATTCGCAAGCAGAACAAAAAATCTTAATTCCTGAAATTAGAGAAAAGCTAAAAGAACTGCATGATGGAGCAGAAGAGGAATTTGAAGACTTTTTAAAAGAAAATTACTTTGATCTGCATTATCAGCTTCATGAAGATGCAAAACCTATTAATTTAGGATTAGGACATCTTTGGCGCTTGGCAGTAGATCACCCAAAACAAGAAGTTTTGCCTTGTGTTCATAGAGCGCCTGTAGAAAATGATGGCGAATATAGATTGTTGTTGATTTGTTGA
- a CDS encoding aldo/keto reductase: MNSQNQKNEINRRKFLQNTTLAAAGIYLGILGTPKLFGNVLMDKDAKGIPDVKLNNGLKMPILGFGTYGLSGEVCQKSVVEAISSGYRLIDTAKVYGNEVEVGKAIKQSGIDRKQLFVTSKLWVDDAGYENAKKGFEETLRKLQVDYLDLYLIHRPRGDVKGSWKAMEELYKAGKIKAIGISNFDPAQLADLLSYAEVKPAINQIETHAYFQQTNDYKVLKQGNIQMQAWAPFAEGRNGLFTNETLAQIAKKHNKTTAQVSLRWHFQRGIVAIPRSSQKAHILENLNIFNFKLDDADMKAIEKLDLNRTQFPEWS; this comes from the coding sequence ATGAATTCTCAAAACCAAAAGAACGAAATAAACCGACGTAAATTTTTGCAGAATACTACATTAGCGGCTGCTGGGATTTACTTGGGTATTTTAGGCACGCCGAAACTATTCGGAAATGTCTTGATGGACAAAGATGCTAAAGGTATTCCAGATGTTAAATTGAATAATGGCTTAAAAATGCCAATACTCGGATTTGGAACTTATGGACTCAGCGGCGAGGTTTGCCAGAAATCTGTTGTTGAAGCCATATCTTCAGGTTATCGTCTTATTGATACTGCTAAAGTATACGGAAATGAAGTAGAAGTAGGAAAGGCAATAAAGCAAAGCGGAATAGACAGAAAACAGCTTTTTGTTACTTCAAAATTATGGGTTGATGATGCTGGCTACGAAAATGCTAAAAAAGGTTTTGAAGAAACGTTAAGAAAGTTACAAGTGGACTACTTGGATCTGTATCTTATACATCGTCCGAGAGGTGATGTAAAAGGATCTTGGAAGGCAATGGAAGAGCTTTACAAAGCAGGAAAAATAAAAGCTATTGGAATTAGCAATTTTGATCCTGCGCAATTGGCAGATCTTTTGTCTTATGCAGAGGTAAAACCAGCTATAAATCAGATTGAGACTCATGCTTATTTTCAACAAACAAATGATTATAAGGTACTAAAGCAGGGTAATATACAAATGCAAGCTTGGGCGCCTTTTGCAGAAGGACGTAATGGTCTTTTTACAAATGAAACATTAGCTCAAATCGCTAAGAAGCATAACAAAACTACTGCACAGGTAAGTCTAAGATGGCATTTCCAGCGCGGTATTGTGGCTATTCCGAGATCTTCTCAAAAAGCACATATTCTAGAAAACCTTAATATATTTAATTTCAAACTTGATGATGCTGATATGAAAGCGATTGAGAAATTGGATCTAAACAGAACTCAGTTTCCAGAATGGAGTTAA
- the eptA gene encoding phosphoethanolamine--lipid A transferase EptA, whose protein sequence is MSKSSLKITHFVLLMSCLNFIFFHLPFYTYVFNNVDYKSFNGVILIASLIILMLVLNAFVFYLLFSISKYVGKTLLVLFFIINAIATYFVNTYSVIIDESMIGNVLNTNYEESSSFFSFKLIVHIIFLGILPGIYIIKVDIINATFRKFLTLSSLTLLFIGVLVFANASNWLWIDKNSKQLGGLAMPWCYSVNTALFYIHKYKKNEKEILLPNAIIKDNQKAVVVLVIGESARSENFSLYGYKKNTNPLLSKIPNLFHFNANSCATYTTAGVKCILEHTNSDDLYEILPNYLYRNNVDVVWRTTNWGEPPVHIEKYQNRDILKKNYKGEEFNYDEVLLSGLKEQILASKKNKILIVLHTSTSHGPTYSKKYPPAFETFKPVCNSVELGKCSREELLNAYDNTIVYTDYILSNVIEDLKQLKEYKSAMIFVSDHGESLGEKNLYMHGVPISFAPKEQYEIPFIVWVSDNSKQLKTNKTLSQNHVFHSVLNFLNITSSVYDEKMNIFK, encoded by the coding sequence ATGTCAAAAAGTAGCTTAAAAATAACTCATTTTGTTTTATTAATGAGTTGTCTGAATTTTATATTCTTTCATTTGCCTTTTTATACTTACGTCTTTAATAATGTTGATTATAAAAGCTTTAATGGTGTAATTTTGATAGCAAGTCTGATAATTCTGATGCTTGTTTTAAATGCTTTTGTTTTTTATTTACTGTTTTCTATTTCAAAATATGTTGGAAAAACTTTATTGGTTTTATTCTTTATAATTAATGCAATTGCAACTTATTTTGTAAATACTTATAGTGTTATCATAGATGAAAGCATGATTGGTAATGTTTTAAATACCAATTATGAAGAGTCCAGTAGTTTTTTCTCTTTTAAATTGATTGTACATATAATCTTTTTGGGCATTCTTCCAGGTATTTATATCATTAAAGTTGATATTATAAATGCTACTTTCAGGAAATTCTTAACACTGTCTTCTTTAACTTTATTGTTTATTGGCGTTTTGGTATTTGCCAACGCAAGCAATTGGCTTTGGATAGATAAAAACTCCAAACAGTTAGGAGGTCTTGCAATGCCGTGGTGTTATTCGGTAAATACAGCACTTTTTTATATTCATAAATACAAAAAGAACGAAAAGGAAATTTTACTGCCAAATGCCATAATTAAAGATAATCAGAAAGCAGTAGTTGTTTTAGTTATTGGAGAATCAGCAAGAAGTGAGAATTTTTCGTTGTACGGTTACAAGAAAAATACCAATCCGCTTCTTTCCAAAATACCAAATTTATTTCATTTTAATGCCAATTCCTGTGCTACATACACCACCGCTGGTGTAAAATGTATTCTGGAACACACCAATTCTGATGATTTATATGAAATCCTGCCCAATTATCTCTATAGAAATAATGTAGATGTGGTTTGGAGAACAACAAACTGGGGAGAACCTCCGGTGCATATAGAGAAATATCAAAATAGAGATATTTTAAAAAAGAATTACAAAGGCGAAGAATTTAATTATGACGAAGTTCTTTTGAGTGGATTAAAAGAGCAGATATTGGCCAGTAAAAAAAATAAAATATTAATAGTATTGCATACTAGCACCAGTCATGGACCTACCTATAGCAAGAAATACCCGCCTGCGTTTGAAACTTTTAAACCGGTCTGCAACAGTGTAGAACTCGGAAAATGCTCGCGAGAAGAACTACTGAATGCTTATGATAATACGATTGTTTATACAGATTATATTCTATCTAATGTAATTGAAGATTTAAAACAATTAAAAGAGTATAAAAGTGCTATGATTTTTGTTTCAGACCATGGGGAATCCTTAGGAGAGAAAAATCTGTACATGCACGGAGTACCAATAAGTTTTGCGCCAAAGGAACAATATGAAATTCCTTTTATTGTCTGGGTATCTGATAATTCCAAGCAGCTTAAGACTAATAAAACATTATCACAAAACCATGTTTTTCACAGTGTTTTAAATTTTTTAAATATAACAAGTTCTGTTTATGATGAGAAGATGAATATTTTTAAATAA
- a CDS encoding DUF1266 domain-containing protein — protein sequence MGFFSKILNSFQSIKLNNQNAVRGYLLDHLLVGSMYAEQQSAYLNSYETGLNRSDIVTLTGDYWGIYNRDQAIEALQNLHDRNQDVNMEIVYRAFEDRENYVEVLKSNLPKEKGLFEHYIELFRTLNDIVPELIEQNIITDFSQIRKIKDSGWNYGRGAFLARCCYDLGYLSENELKEYLEKCHTDLKKYCTTWKEYTTSYIFGRAVWGGANNSGMVQIANDLLTNDNSPLKNKTYL from the coding sequence ATGGGATTCTTTTCAAAAATTTTAAATTCATTTCAAAGTATAAAATTAAATAACCAAAACGCTGTAAGAGGTTATTTATTAGACCACTTGCTTGTTGGTTCCATGTATGCAGAACAGCAATCGGCCTATTTGAATTCTTATGAAACGGGTTTAAACAGATCTGATATTGTTACCTTAACCGGAGATTACTGGGGAATATATAACAGAGATCAAGCGATTGAAGCGCTTCAAAATCTGCACGATAGAAACCAAGACGTAAATATGGAAATTGTTTACAGAGCATTTGAGGATAGAGAAAATTATGTTGAGGTTTTAAAATCTAACCTGCCAAAAGAAAAAGGCTTGTTTGAACATTACATAGAGCTATTTAGAACACTAAATGATATTGTTCCAGAACTAATAGAACAAAACATTATCACAGATTTTTCTCAAATAAGAAAGATCAAAGACAGTGGCTGGAACTATGGAAGAGGCGCTTTTTTAGCACGCTGCTGTTATGACTTGGGCTATCTTTCAGAAAATGAACTGAAAGAATATTTAGAAAAATGCCATACCGATTTGAAAAAATACTGTACTACTTGGAAAGAATATACCACGAGCTATATTTTTGGAAGAGCGGTTTGGGGCGGAGCAAACAACAGCGGAATGGTGCAGATTGCAAATGATTTGCTTACGAATGACAATAGTCCGCTTAAGAATAAAACATATCTCTAA
- a CDS encoding winged helix-turn-helix transcriptional regulator, giving the protein MIKKNKTAYCPVDYAFQRIGGKYKGRILWYLKEGIMRYGELKRIVEGITPKMLTQTLRELEEDKLIIRKVYKEVPPRVEYRLSETGKELIPFIDQMRIWGERQMAFMKLKNSLIIFFSLFTLTVFSQDNLKLSAKVSRDTIGYFDVVRVTFEANSGDVTLREPYFDDFTIYKDKSINIETSYTNNAKTSKTVISYVLKPKRTGELIIDRAVFEYNDKIFSTEPVTIYVKGETLTNNSLKKDDKIFVSAQISNYTPFCYEPVTIEYKLYYCDDFVPSSISFDFNKEYLDQFYIYSIVQEESANKDIVDGKEYNSIVVKKDVIRFKQQAEISLNNKMTIEYKTKKTAIGDDNIISEKFLSVDSKKIKAKKMEKTSNFPYEIQSFGDYRLEVFYPENTKIRKNKIIEINVQLDGEGYIEDEIIPKLTIPKTFEIVSSEIKNEPIFEGEKIKTVATRTYKIKPLAVGNYKFSPVRFNFYNEKKQQRKTVLSKGFTLTVN; this is encoded by the coding sequence ATGATAAAAAAAAATAAAACGGCTTATTGTCCCGTTGATTATGCTTTTCAACGAATAGGAGGTAAATACAAAGGAAGAATTTTATGGTATTTAAAAGAGGGCATTATGAGATATGGGGAGTTAAAAAGAATTGTAGAAGGAATAACACCCAAAATGCTTACTCAAACTCTAAGAGAATTAGAAGAAGATAAATTAATTATAAGAAAGGTTTATAAGGAAGTGCCGCCTCGTGTAGAATACCGTCTTTCTGAAACCGGTAAAGAATTAATTCCATTTATTGACCAGATGCGAATTTGGGGAGAAAGACAAATGGCCTTTATGAAATTGAAAAATTCATTAATTATCTTTTTCTCGCTTTTTACCTTAACTGTGTTTTCACAGGATAATCTAAAATTAAGTGCCAAAGTTTCTAGAGACACTATTGGTTATTTTGATGTCGTAAGAGTAACTTTTGAGGCTAATAGCGGAGATGTTACTCTTAGAGAACCATATTTTGACGATTTTACAATCTACAAGGATAAAAGTATAAATATAGAAACAAGTTACACAAACAATGCTAAGACATCTAAAACGGTTATATCTTATGTGTTAAAACCAAAAAGAACAGGTGAATTAATTATTGACAGAGCAGTTTTTGAGTATAATGATAAAATTTTTTCAACTGAGCCTGTTACCATATATGTTAAAGGCGAAACATTGACAAATAATTCTTTAAAAAAGGACGACAAGATTTTTGTTTCTGCTCAAATCTCCAATTATACTCCGTTTTGTTATGAACCAGTAACAATCGAATACAAACTATATTATTGTGATGATTTTGTACCGTCGTCAATTAGCTTTGATTTTAATAAAGAATATTTAGATCAATTTTATATTTATTCTATTGTTCAGGAAGAATCAGCTAATAAAGATATAGTTGATGGAAAGGAATACAATAGTATTGTAGTAAAGAAAGATGTGATTCGGTTTAAACAGCAAGCGGAAATCTCTCTTAACAATAAAATGACTATTGAATACAAAACAAAAAAAACAGCAATAGGAGATGATAATATAATTTCTGAAAAATTTTTATCAGTAGATTCAAAAAAAATTAAAGCCAAAAAAATGGAAAAAACTTCTAATTTTCCTTATGAAATTCAATCATTTGGAGATTATAGATTAGAAGTGTTTTATCCTGAAAACACAAAAATAAGAAAGAATAAAATCATTGAAATTAATGTACAGCTAGACGGTGAAGGATATATTGAAGATGAAATTATACCGAAGCTCACTATTCCAAAAACGTTTGAAATTGTTTCTAGTGAAATAAAAAATGAACCGATCTTCGAAGGCGAAAAAATAAAAACAGTAGCTACAAGAACATATAAAATAAAACCATTAGCAGTCGGTAATTATAAATTTAGTCCTGTTCGATTTAATTTTTATAATGAGAAAAAACAACAAAGAAAGACGGTTTTATCTAAAGGATTTACACTTACGGTGAACTAA